In Balnearium lithotrophicum, the sequence GATTGTGTAGGCTATTCCTGTACATACAACGTACATAATTACAAATGGAAGCCAAATCTTAAGACCGATGCTTCTTGCCCTTTCAGCTACAGAACCTTCTGTTTTCCAGAGGAGCCAGGAAACACCGTGCATCATGATGAATAGAACGGTTGTAACTCCGACCAACAATCCGTAGAGGCCGTGGAAAGTAAATGGATTGACTAAGTTGATAAAGCTAATTGGGAACTTCTCTGCATAGACAAATCCGTGAAGGAGGTCTCCCTCAATAGCAGAGTTCTTGATTGGAAGTCCTGCAATGATGTTTCCAATGGCTACACCGATTAAGAGAGCAACCAATAGGGAGGACCAGAAGATGCTTTGGTCCCAGAACTTTCTCCAGCCTTCACTCTCTTCCTTGCTCCTGAATTCAAAGGAGACTGCCCTGTAAATCAGAGCAAGTAGAACAACAAAGAGCGCAATGTAAAGGGAGCTAAAGAGTGCAGCATAAAGCTCTGGGAACGCTGCAAATGCGGCACCGCCAGCTGTAATGAACCAGACCTCATTTCCGTCCCATACAGGACCTATTGCATTGATTGTTACCCTCTTTTCTATGTCTGTCTTTGCTACAAATCCGTGGAGAATACCAACTCCAAGGTCAAAACCGTCTGTAAGGATGTAACCGGCGATTAGAATTGTTACCAAAATCGCCCAAATGGTTTGTAAATCAAAGTGCATTGCCCACCTCCTCCTTAGTAAAGTTCAGCCTCTTTCTCTGGGCCTTTTGCTGCAAACTTAGAAAGAAGATAGAAGTCTGCAATTGCAAGACCTGTGAACGTTAATAGGAATATTACGTAAGTGATTACAACTTCTATGTTCGTTAAAGGTGATACTGCTTGAGCAGTCTTAAGTCCAATTTCGGGAAGGAGAATTTTCCCGTAATCGTCAGTTAGAGGATAAACAATCCATGGCTGCCTTCCAACCTCTGCTGTAACCCATCCAAGCCAGCAGGCAATGTAGGGAAGTGGTAATGAGTAGAGAGCTACTTTTAAGAATCCTGTTGCATTCTCAAGGTCTCTGTACTTAGCAAGTCCCCAGATGAAGAGAATTGCGAAGAAGAATCCCAAGTAAACCATTATGTGGAAAGCCCAGAAAACTAAGTTTACTGGTGGAATGTAGTTTCCTGGACCAAACTGAGCTTCAAACTTCTTCTGTAAGTCCTTTGCTCCTAAGAGCTTTCCGTTGAAGTCGTGTGTTGCAAGGAAGCTTAAAAGGCCTGGAATGGGAAGTGGAATTTCAACTGCGTTCTTCTGAGCCTTCTGGTCAGCCCATGCTGCAATTAATATGTTTGCTCCGCTCTTTGTGTCCCAGAGAGCTTCCATAGCCGCAAGTTTTGTTGGCTGAGTTTTAGCAACTTCGTGGGCATGGATATCCCCAATGACAATCTCTCCCAATGAGGC encodes:
- the cydB gene encoding cytochrome d ubiquinol oxidase subunit II, with amino-acid sequence MHFDLQTIWAILVTILIAGYILTDGFDLGVGILHGFVAKTDIEKRVTINAIGPVWDGNEVWFITAGGAAFAAFPELYAALFSSLYIALFVVLLALIYRAVSFEFRSKEESEGWRKFWDQSIFWSSLLVALLIGVAIGNIIAGLPIKNSAIEGDLLHGFVYAEKFPISFINLVNPFTFHGLYGLLVGVTTVLFIMMHGVSWLLWKTEGSVAERARSIGLKIWLPFVIMYVVCTGIAYTISYKIGDVSKVKYLNLPQDMVQQIAGMLQGNVLPHALFRFPAIEFALIILAALCAVWWLIAVKNANGAQAFFATFFTFVFAGLAVMFGAYPLAVPSSLGLEHSISIYNGCSSQLTLTVMLIAAIIFTPIVIAYQAWVYKMFLFKISPESLKREIEAGGEEY
- a CDS encoding cytochrome ubiquinol oxidase subunit I; its protein translation is MDFVLLVSRLQFAMTAFFHFIFVPLTLGLSTISAIMLTLHYATGKEIYRDMAKFWAKLFAINFALGVATGLVHEFEFGMNWSVYSRFVGDIFGAPLAIEGLLAFFMESTFMGVFLFGWDKVPKGVHLLAAWLSSIGSNLSALWILIANGWMQHPVGAEVSNFVAGKRAELADWWAVVFNPVADVKFWHTATAGMVLSAIFVLSVSAYHLLRKQNVEFFKKSAYVALIFGLIASLGEIVIGDIHAHEVAKTQPTKLAAMEALWDTKSGANILIAAWADQKAQKNAVEIPLPIPGLLSFLATHDFNGKLLGAKDLQKKFEAQFGPGNYIPPVNLVFWAFHIMVYLGFFFAILFIWGLAKYRDLENATGFLKVALYSLPLPYIACWLGWVTAEVGRQPWIVYPLTDDYGKILLPEIGLKTAQAVSPLTNIEVVITYVIFLLTFTGLAIADFYLLSKFAAKGPEKEAELY